The genomic DNA CTTCGCTCAGAATCTGCATGTAGCGGGCGAGCACGACCGTGTCGGTCTTGGTTTCTGCGATGATTTCGCGGAAGCGGTTCTCGGGAATGCTCTTGTCCGGGTTGCTCGGCACGTAGTAGAACGGCACGCCGAACGTGCCCCCGACGGGGCCGAGGTCGGGGTGGTTACCGACGATGCAACTGAATTCGCAGGGGAGGTCGCCGTCGCGGTGCTTTAAAAGCAGGTCGTACAGGCAGTGGTCCGTCTTGGACACGAAAATGGCCACGCGCTCCGTCTTGGAGGTGTCGAAGAGTTTCCAGTTGAGTTCCAGGCGCGGGGCGAGCGTTTCCAGGTGCTTGTACACTTCCTGGATGTCCGCGGAATCCATGTCGAATACGGCGCGCAGGAAAAACGTCTCGATATCTTTTGCGGTATGTTGCTGGAGGTCGATAATGTTTGCACCCGCCTTCGCGAGGACTTGCGTGGTGCCGGCGATAAGCCCCTTTTGGTCGGGGCAGTGAATTTGCAGTATATAACGGGTTGTAGCCATGCCTAAAATGTAGATAATTGTGCCTGAATCGCCTGTGCATTTGTCTAAAAAATGCTAACATTGTTTGCAATATCAACCATTTAAAAGCAGGCAGAGAATGTTCTGTTCCAAAACAAAGTTTTTTGTATGTTTCGCCGTCCTTGCAGGAATAGCGTTTGCGGCTCCTCCCAAGACATGGGATGCAATCTACAAGGCGGAAGGCGAGGGTGACTACACCGCGGTAAAGATTGTGGGCAATATCCGCATGGGCAAGTACACCAACTACAAGGAAATTCAGCCCGTGTCGTTCAAGGTCGAAGACGGCATGTTCTCGTTCTCGGCTTCGGGCAACATGGTGGTGCCCGCAAACAAGAT from Fibrobacter sp. UWR3 includes the following:
- the purU gene encoding formyltetrahydrofolate deformylase; this encodes MATTRYILQIHCPDQKGLIAGTTQVLAKAGANIIDLQQHTAKDIETFFLRAVFDMDSADIQEVYKHLETLAPRLELNWKLFDTSKTERVAIFVSKTDHCLYDLLLKHRDGDLPCEFSCIVGNHPDLGPVGGTFGVPFYYVPSNPDKSIPENRFREIIAETKTDTVVLARYMQILSEAFTEEFKYRIINIHHGFLPAFKGAKPYHQAWHKGVKIIGATAHFATEDLDQGPIICQDIQRVPETASIDELVELGKDIEKRTLSAALKLWLEHRVFVYAGRTFIL